The proteins below are encoded in one region of Hordeum vulgare subsp. vulgare chromosome 3H, MorexV3_pseudomolecules_assembly, whole genome shotgun sequence:
- the LOC123440539 gene encoding photosystem II reaction center PSB28 protein, chloroplastic-like yields the protein MPAVMKPLAAASPVSAPPSPRRSVAGSSGAPCQSLHSSFRGISLRCRPRKPVHRSPPLRSSRAAAQVVAMKPAIQFIQGTDEQTIPDVRLTKSRDGTNGVAIFEFDQPSVFDSSAELGDITGFYMIDEEGMLQTVDVSAKFVNGKPARVEAKYVMRTAGDWDRFMRFMERYSQANGLQFVKN from the exons ATGCCCGCAGTGATGAaacccctcgccgccgcctcgccgGTCTCGGCGCCGCCATCGCCCCGTCGAAGCGTCGCAG GCTCGTCAGGTGCCCCGTGCCAGAGCCTGCACTCCTCATTCCGCGGCATCTCCCTGCGGTGCCGTCCCAGGAAACCGGTCCACCGCTCGCCGCCGCTACGCAGCTCCCGGGCCGCGGCGCAGGTGGTGGCCATGAAACCGGCGATCCAGTTCATCCAGGGCACGGACGAGCAGACGATCCCGGACGTGCGGCTGACCAAGTCCCGCGACGGCACCAACGGGGTGGCCATCTTCGAGTTCGACCAGCCGTCGGTGTTCGACTCGTCGGCGGAGCTCGGGGACATCACGGGGTTCTACATGATCGACGAGGAGGGCATGCTGCAGACGGTGGACGTGAGCGCCAAGTTCGTCAACGGGAAGCCGGCCAGGGTGGAGGCCAAGTACGTGATGCGCACGGCCGGGGACTGGGACCGATTCATGAGGTTCATGGAGAGGTACTCGCAGGCAAACGGCCTCCAGTTCGTCAAGAATTAA